One part of the Kryptolebias marmoratus isolate JLee-2015 linkage group LG13, ASM164957v2, whole genome shotgun sequence genome encodes these proteins:
- the grik1a gene encoding glutamate receptor ionotropic, kainate 1 isoform X8 yields MVNGTKVFSQHHISNKNYDGKQHSLRSYFPQGGIFETRESELRINVFDGFEASRRACDQLALGVIAVFGPSHSSSVSAVQSICNALEVPHIQTRWKHPSVDNKDTFFINLYPEYTAIARAILDVVTFFKWRKLTVVYEDSTSLMRMQELIKAPAKLNLKIRIRQLTPGNQDARPLLKELKKDREFFIIFDCSYRTASELLKQLSSMGMMTEYYHFFFTTLDLFALDLEPYRYSGVNMTGFRLLNFDDPWVSSTIDRWAMDRVQGPKQESGLLDGVMTTDAALMFDAVYMVAVASQRATQMTVSSLQCHRHKPWRFGPRFMNLFKEAQWDGLTGHIVLNKTDGLRRDFDLDIISLQEDGTARFITESTSRLTKRWIKVAVWNSRRGMTLMEKPNREKNNNVTDSLANRTLIVTTILENPYVMAKKSDKELVGNDRYEGYCMDLLKELSNILGFTYEVRLVGDGKYGAQNDKGEWNGMVRELIDHVADLAVAPLTITYVREKVIDFSKPFMTLGISILYRKPNGTNPGVFSFLNPLSPDIWMYVLLACTGVSCVLFVIARFTPYEWYNPHPCNASSTLVQNNFTLLNSFWFGIGALMRQGSEVMPKALSTRIVGGIWWFFTLIIISSYTANLAAFLTVERMDAPIDSADDLAKQTRIEYGAVRDGSTMTFFKKSKISTYEKMWAFMSSRKTALVKNNKEGITRVLTTDYAMLMESTSIEYISQRNCNLTQIGGLIDSKGYGVGTPIGSPYRDKITIAILQLQEEGKLHMMKEKWWRGNGCPEEDNKEANALGVENIGGIFIVLAAGLVLSVFVAIGEFIYKARRNADIEECMCFSAVMEELGISLQCYKGIRSRSRPHSAARSPCVFCQPKRGTKREGGRRDSSM; encoded by the exons GTGGCATTTTTGAGACCAGGGAAAGTGAGTTG CGAATCAACGTCTTTGATGGCTTTGAGGCCTCCAGAAGAG CGTGTGACCAGTTGGCTCTCGGGGTGATTGCTGTGTTCGGCCCCTCTCACAGCTCCTCCGTTAGTGCGGTTCAGTCCATCTGTAATGCCCTGGAGGTCCCCCACATACAGACTCGCTGGAAGCACCCGTCAGTGGACAACAAGGACACGTTTTTCATCAACCTGTATCCTGAGTACACCGCCATTGCCAGAGCGATCCTGGACGTGGTGACGTTTTTCAAATGGAGAAAGCTGACAGTGGTCTACGAGGACAGCACAA gtctAATGCGGATGCAGGAGTTGATTAAGGCTCCAGCAAAGTTAAACTTGAAGATCAGGATCCGTCAGCTCACCCCGGGTAACCAAGATGCTCGGCCGCTGCTTAAAGAACTGAAGAAAGACCGAGAGTTTTTTATCATCTTTGACTGTTCTTATCGCACAGCTTCAGAGCTTTTAAAGCAG cttTCATCAATGGGAATGATGACAGAGTACTATCACTTTTTCTTCACAACATTG GATTTGTTTGCTCTGGATCTGGAGCCATACCGCTACAGTGGGGTCAACATGACAGGTTTCAGGCTGCTGAACTTTGATGACCCCTGGGTGTCCTCCACCATTGATAGGTGGGCCATGGACAGAGTTCAGGGTCCCAAACAGGAGAGTGGCCTGTTGGATGGAGTCATGACT ACAGATGCAGCCTTGATGTTCGATGCAGTCTACATGGTTGCGGTTGCGTCCCAGCGAGCCACTCAGATGACCGTCAGTTCGCTGCAGTGTCACCGCCACAAACCCTGGCGCTTCGGGCCTCGCTTCATGAACTTGTTCAAAGAG GCCCAGTGGGACGGACTGACGGGGCACATTGTTCTAAATAAGACAGATGGCCTGAGGAGAGACTTTGATTTGGACATCATCAGCCTCCAAGAGGACGGCACTGCCAGA TTTATTACGGAGAGCACAAGCCGCCTCACAAAAAGGTGGATCAAG GTTGCTGTGTGGAACTCGCGCAGGGGGATGACCTTGATGGAAAAGCCCAACCgagaaaagaacaacaatgtGACGGACTCTCTGGCTAACAGGACTCTGATTGTCACCACAATCCTG GAAAATCCATATGTGATGGCAAAAAAGTCTGACAAGGAGCTGGTTGGAAATGACCGCTATGAGGGATACTGCATGGACCTTTTAAAAGAGCTCTCAAACATCTTGGGTTTCACGTATGAAGTCAGGCTGGTTGGCGATGGCAAATATGGAGCCCAGAATGACAAAGGAGAGTGGAACGGGATGGTCCGAGAGCTGATTGACCAC GTTGCAGACCTCGCTGTGGCTCCTCTGACCATCACATATGTTCGAGAGAAAGTGATCGACTTCTCCAAGCCCTTCATGACTTTAGGTATCAGCATCTTGTATCGGAAACCTAATGGCACCAATCCAGGTGTGTTCTCCTTCCTGAACCCTCTGTCTCCGGACATCTGGATGTACGTGCTGTTAGCCTGCACTGGGGTCAGCTGTGTGCTCTTTGTCATTGCCAG GTTTACACCGTATGAGTGGTACAACCCACATCCATGCAATGCATCCTCCACTCTGGTACAGAACAACTTCACTTTACTCAACAGTTTCTGGTTCGGCATCGGAGCTCTCATGAGGCAAG GCTCAGAGGTGATGCCTAAGGCTCTGTCCACACGAATAGTTGGGGGTATTTGGTggttttttactttaatcatCATCTCCTCCTATACGGCCAACTTGGCTGCCTTCCTCACGGTGGAAAGGATGGATGCGCCCATTGACTCTGCAGACGACCTTGCCAAACAAACAAGGATTGAATATGGAGCCGTGAGAGATGGATCTACTATGACCTTCTTTAAG AAATCAAAGATCTCCACCTACGAGAAGATGTGGGCCTTTATGAGCAGCAGAAAGACCGCATTAGTTAAGAACAACAAAGAAGGCATCACACGAGTCTTGACAACAGACTATGCCATGCTAATGGAGTCCACAAGCATTGAGTACATCAGCCAGAGAAACTGCAACCTCACACAAATTGGAGGTCTTATAGACTCCAAGGGCTACGGAGTGGGAACGCCTATTG GTTCTCCGTACAGAGACAAAATCACAATCGCCatccttcagctgcaggaggaagggAAGCTCCACATGATGAAGGAGAAGTGGTGGAGAGGAAACGGTTGTCCGGAGGAGGACAACAAGGAGGCCAACGCTCTGGGCGTGGAGAACATCGGAGGGATCTTCATTGTCCTGGCTGCCGGTCtggttctttctgtttttgtggctATTGGGGAGTTCATCTACAAGGCGCGCAGAAACGCCGACATCGAGGAG
- the grik1a gene encoding glutamate receptor ionotropic, kainate 1 isoform X7 codes for MVNGTKVFSQHHISNKNYDGKQHSLRSYFPQGGIFETRESELVSMDELAFKFAVNNINRNKTLMPNATLTYDIQRINVFDGFEASRRACDQLALGVIAVFGPSHSSSVSAVQSICNALEVPHIQTRWKHPSVDNKDTFFINLYPEYTAIARAILDVVTFFKWRKLTVVYEDSTSLMRMQELIKAPAKLNLKIRIRQLTPGNQDARPLLKELKKDREFFIIFDCSYRTASELLKQLSSMGMMTEYYHFFFTTLDLFALDLEPYRYSGVNMTGFRLLNFDDPWVSSTIDRWAMDRVQGPKQESGLLDGVMTTDAALMFDAVYMVAVASQRATQMTVSSLQCHRHKPWRFGPRFMNLFKEAQWDGLTGHIVLNKTDGLRRDFDLDIISLQEDGTARFITESTSRLTKRWIKVAVWNSRRGMTLMEKPNREKNNNVTDSLANRTLIVTTILENPYVMAKKSDKELVGNDRYEGYCMDLLKELSNILGFTYEVRLVGDGKYGAQNDKGEWNGMVRELIDHVADLAVAPLTITYVREKVIDFSKPFMTLGISILYRKPNGTNPGVFSFLNPLSPDIWMYVLLACTGVSCVLFVIARFTPYEWYNPHPCNASSTLVQNNFTLLNSFWFGIGALMRQGSEVMPKALSTRIVGGIWWFFTLIIISSYTANLAAFLTVERMDAPIDSADDLAKQTRIEYGAVRDGSTMTFFKKSKISTYEKMWAFMSSRKTALVKNNKEGITRVLTTDYAMLMESTSIEYISQRNCNLTQIGGLIDSKGYGVGTPIGSPYRDKITIAILQLQEEGKLHMMKEKWWRGNGCPEEDNKEANALGVENIGGIFIVLAAGLVLSVFVAIGEFIYKARRNADIEECMCFSAVMEELGISLQCYKGIRSRSRPHSAARSPCVFCQPKRGTKREGGRRDSSM; via the exons GTGGCATTTTTGAGACCAGGGAAAGTGAGTTGGTGAGTATGGATGAGCTGGCTTTTAAGTTTGCTGTAAACAACATAAACCGCAACAAGACTTTGATGCCCAATGCAACCCTCACCTACGACATTCAGCGAATCAACGTCTTTGATGGCTTTGAGGCCTCCAGAAGAG CGTGTGACCAGTTGGCTCTCGGGGTGATTGCTGTGTTCGGCCCCTCTCACAGCTCCTCCGTTAGTGCGGTTCAGTCCATCTGTAATGCCCTGGAGGTCCCCCACATACAGACTCGCTGGAAGCACCCGTCAGTGGACAACAAGGACACGTTTTTCATCAACCTGTATCCTGAGTACACCGCCATTGCCAGAGCGATCCTGGACGTGGTGACGTTTTTCAAATGGAGAAAGCTGACAGTGGTCTACGAGGACAGCACAA gtctAATGCGGATGCAGGAGTTGATTAAGGCTCCAGCAAAGTTAAACTTGAAGATCAGGATCCGTCAGCTCACCCCGGGTAACCAAGATGCTCGGCCGCTGCTTAAAGAACTGAAGAAAGACCGAGAGTTTTTTATCATCTTTGACTGTTCTTATCGCACAGCTTCAGAGCTTTTAAAGCAG cttTCATCAATGGGAATGATGACAGAGTACTATCACTTTTTCTTCACAACATTG GATTTGTTTGCTCTGGATCTGGAGCCATACCGCTACAGTGGGGTCAACATGACAGGTTTCAGGCTGCTGAACTTTGATGACCCCTGGGTGTCCTCCACCATTGATAGGTGGGCCATGGACAGAGTTCAGGGTCCCAAACAGGAGAGTGGCCTGTTGGATGGAGTCATGACT ACAGATGCAGCCTTGATGTTCGATGCAGTCTACATGGTTGCGGTTGCGTCCCAGCGAGCCACTCAGATGACCGTCAGTTCGCTGCAGTGTCACCGCCACAAACCCTGGCGCTTCGGGCCTCGCTTCATGAACTTGTTCAAAGAG GCCCAGTGGGACGGACTGACGGGGCACATTGTTCTAAATAAGACAGATGGCCTGAGGAGAGACTTTGATTTGGACATCATCAGCCTCCAAGAGGACGGCACTGCCAGA TTTATTACGGAGAGCACAAGCCGCCTCACAAAAAGGTGGATCAAG GTTGCTGTGTGGAACTCGCGCAGGGGGATGACCTTGATGGAAAAGCCCAACCgagaaaagaacaacaatgtGACGGACTCTCTGGCTAACAGGACTCTGATTGTCACCACAATCCTG GAAAATCCATATGTGATGGCAAAAAAGTCTGACAAGGAGCTGGTTGGAAATGACCGCTATGAGGGATACTGCATGGACCTTTTAAAAGAGCTCTCAAACATCTTGGGTTTCACGTATGAAGTCAGGCTGGTTGGCGATGGCAAATATGGAGCCCAGAATGACAAAGGAGAGTGGAACGGGATGGTCCGAGAGCTGATTGACCAC GTTGCAGACCTCGCTGTGGCTCCTCTGACCATCACATATGTTCGAGAGAAAGTGATCGACTTCTCCAAGCCCTTCATGACTTTAGGTATCAGCATCTTGTATCGGAAACCTAATGGCACCAATCCAGGTGTGTTCTCCTTCCTGAACCCTCTGTCTCCGGACATCTGGATGTACGTGCTGTTAGCCTGCACTGGGGTCAGCTGTGTGCTCTTTGTCATTGCCAG GTTTACACCGTATGAGTGGTACAACCCACATCCATGCAATGCATCCTCCACTCTGGTACAGAACAACTTCACTTTACTCAACAGTTTCTGGTTCGGCATCGGAGCTCTCATGAGGCAAG GCTCAGAGGTGATGCCTAAGGCTCTGTCCACACGAATAGTTGGGGGTATTTGGTggttttttactttaatcatCATCTCCTCCTATACGGCCAACTTGGCTGCCTTCCTCACGGTGGAAAGGATGGATGCGCCCATTGACTCTGCAGACGACCTTGCCAAACAAACAAGGATTGAATATGGAGCCGTGAGAGATGGATCTACTATGACCTTCTTTAAG AAATCAAAGATCTCCACCTACGAGAAGATGTGGGCCTTTATGAGCAGCAGAAAGACCGCATTAGTTAAGAACAACAAAGAAGGCATCACACGAGTCTTGACAACAGACTATGCCATGCTAATGGAGTCCACAAGCATTGAGTACATCAGCCAGAGAAACTGCAACCTCACACAAATTGGAGGTCTTATAGACTCCAAGGGCTACGGAGTGGGAACGCCTATTG GTTCTCCGTACAGAGACAAAATCACAATCGCCatccttcagctgcaggaggaagggAAGCTCCACATGATGAAGGAGAAGTGGTGGAGAGGAAACGGTTGTCCGGAGGAGGACAACAAGGAGGCCAACGCTCTGGGCGTGGAGAACATCGGAGGGATCTTCATTGTCCTGGCTGCCGGTCtggttctttctgtttttgtggctATTGGGGAGTTCATCTACAAGGCGCGCAGAAACGCCGACATCGAGGAG